In one window of Paraflavitalea soli DNA:
- a CDS encoding OPT family oligopeptide transporter has translation MAEKKFQPFVSPETNMAEFTLKSVLVGSAFGIIFGAATVYLALKAGLTVSASIPIAVMAITLSRLFLKTTILENNIIQTTGSAGESIAAGVVFTLPGFLFLSEKNSADYFNYFTILILAILGGILGTLMMIPLRKPLIVKEHDTLPYPEGTACASVLKAGEKGGDFAKTAFYGLGVAFAYAFLQKILHLIAETPTYITKQTHKFFPSARTSAEITPEYLGVGYIVGPKIGGVLVAGSVLCWYVFIPFLATIVPGDVVANQLIKLGYLSSLTQVGGPGGWNPDTHLFNDLPTALYRAYVRQVGAGAVAAGGFITLIKTIPTIISSFKGSLGSLKGGASTEAVKRTDRDLSMKVVGIGSLLMIVLISILPQLPGTGFGSKLLIGILVVIFGAFFVTVSSRIVGLIGSSNNPISGMTIATLMGTCLVFIAVGWTGKVYEPMALVVGGLICIAAANAGATSQDLKTGYLVGATPRFQQIALFIGAIVSSVAIGLTVKILDTPTQEMVQQGITHAIGTDKYPAPQGTLMATLIKGILSFNLDWQFVLVGVAIAIMMELCGIKALSFAIGIYLPLATTLPIFIGGAIRGIVDYKHKKRGEAVAAEEEDLRKGNLFATGLVAGGALAGVIVAFLSSSDKISGGLAKINMEHGLTESLGVNSYFLLGVVFFALMAFILYRVGMQKNPEETTIKH, from the coding sequence ATGGCGGAAAAGAAGTTTCAGCCTTTTGTTTCACCCGAAACCAATATGGCTGAGTTCACGTTGAAATCAGTGCTCGTTGGTTCAGCTTTTGGAATCATTTTTGGCGCAGCCACCGTGTACCTGGCATTGAAAGCAGGCCTCACCGTATCGGCCTCCATACCCATCGCGGTAATGGCCATCACCCTCAGCCGCTTGTTCCTGAAGACCACCATCCTCGAAAACAACATCATCCAAACCACTGGTAGCGCCGGTGAAAGTATTGCAGCCGGTGTCGTATTTACATTGCCCGGCTTTCTTTTCCTGAGTGAAAAGAACAGTGCCGACTATTTCAACTACTTCACCATCCTCATCCTCGCCATCCTTGGTGGTATCCTTGGTACCTTAATGATGATTCCTTTACGGAAACCTTTGATCGTAAAGGAACATGATACCCTACCTTATCCCGAAGGCACTGCCTGTGCTTCCGTATTGAAAGCCGGTGAAAAAGGAGGCGACTTTGCCAAAACTGCCTTCTACGGATTAGGCGTTGCGTTTGCTTATGCCTTCCTCCAAAAAATACTACACCTCATTGCAGAGACCCCTACTTATATAACCAAACAGACCCACAAATTTTTCCCCTCCGCCCGCACCAGTGCTGAGATCACACCCGAATATTTAGGCGTGGGATACATCGTAGGACCCAAGATCGGTGGCGTACTGGTAGCCGGTAGCGTACTCTGCTGGTATGTATTCATCCCTTTCCTGGCCACTATCGTACCAGGAGATGTCGTCGCCAACCAATTGATCAAGTTGGGTTACCTTAGCTCCCTCACACAAGTCGGCGGACCCGGAGGCTGGAACCCCGACACCCACTTGTTCAATGACCTGCCTACTGCCCTATACCGTGCCTATGTACGCCAGGTAGGTGCAGGCGCTGTAGCCGCCGGTGGTTTCATTACCCTTATCAAAACCATCCCTACCATCATATCTTCTTTCAAAGGAAGCCTTGGCTCCCTGAAAGGCGGCGCATCAACAGAAGCCGTAAAGCGTACCGACCGCGACCTATCCATGAAAGTAGTAGGTATCGGCAGCTTGCTCATGATTGTCCTAATCTCCATTTTACCTCAATTACCGGGTACAGGTTTTGGCAGCAAATTATTGATCGGTATCCTCGTGGTGATCTTCGGTGCATTCTTTGTCACCGTTTCTTCCCGCATTGTAGGGTTGATCGGTTCATCCAATAATCCCATCAGCGGCATGACCATTGCCACACTCATGGGTACCTGCCTGGTGTTCATTGCAGTGGGCTGGACGGGTAAAGTATATGAGCCCATGGCCCTCGTGGTAGGTGGTCTTATTTGTATTGCCGCCGCCAATGCAGGTGCAACCTCACAGGATCTGAAGACCGGTTACCTCGTAGGCGCTACGCCCAGGTTCCAACAGATCGCTTTGTTTATCGGTGCTATTGTATCTTCTGTGGCCATTGGTCTTACCGTAAAGATCCTCGATACCCCTACACAGGAAATGGTACAACAGGGTATTACCCATGCCATTGGTACAGATAAATACCCCGCCCCGCAGGGTACCCTCATGGCTACCCTGATCAAGGGCATCTTATCCTTCAACCTCGACTGGCAGTTTGTACTCGTGGGTGTTGCCATCGCCATCATGATGGAATTGTGCGGCATCAAAGCCCTGTCATTTGCCATTGGTATTTACCTGCCCCTGGCTACTACCCTGCCCATCTTTATTGGTGGTGCCATCCGCGGTATTGTTGATTATAAACACAAGAAACGTGGAGAAGCCGTTGCAGCTGAAGAAGAAGACCTCCGCAAAGGCAACCTCTTTGCTACCGGCCTGGTGGCAGGTGGTGCATTGGCGGGTGTTATTGTAGCCTTCCTCTCCTCCAGCGACAAGATCAGTGGAGGACTGGCAAAGATCAATATGGAGCATGGATTGACGGAAAGCCTGGGAGTAAATAGTTATTTCCTCCTGGGTGTAGTATTCTTTGCCCTCATGGCCTTTATTCTATACAGGGTGGGTATGCAAAAGAACCCCGAAGAGACCACCATAAAACACTAA